From a region of the Haematobia irritans isolate KBUSLIRL chromosome 4, ASM5000362v1, whole genome shotgun sequence genome:
- the LOC142235010 gene encoding uncharacterized protein LOC142235010 isoform X1: MKIFIALFALVAIAAADVSHLSSKYLPPHEGHASAPVETYAAPAPSYSAPVETYSAPAPAASAPAVSYSAPAETYAAAAPAVSYAAPDAGASYSAEASAPAHSYSDAEGYRYKTNRRVVYRRHRRGAPSSEYLPPVEGAASAPSSEYLPPAASAPAPSYAAPAPSYSAPAASESYEVAASAPAHDFSAADGYRYKTNRRVVYRRHRRDVSTEYLPPVQGAASAPSSEYLPPAASAPAPSYAAPAPAYSAPAPSYSAPAPAASESYEVAASAPAHDFSAADGYRYKTNRRVVYRRHRRDVNTEYLPPVQGAASAPSSEYLPPAASAPAPSYAAPAPAYSAPSPSYSAPAPAASESYEVAASAPAHDFSAADGYRYKTARRRVYRARRRF; the protein is encoded by the exons ATG aaaatcttcATTGCGTTATTCGCTTTGGTGGCCATTGCTGCCGCTGATGTTAGTCATCTTAGCAGCAAATATTTGCCACCCCATGAAGGTCATGCCTCAGCTCCTGTAGAGACATATGCTGCTCCAGCTCCATCGTACTCTGCACCTGTCGAAACTTATTCTGCTCCAGCACCTGCTGCCTCAGCTCCTGCTGTTTCCTATTCTGCACCTGCTGAAACTTATGCCGCTGCTGCACCTGCTGTTTCTTATGCTGCTCCAGATGCTGGTGCCTCATATTCTGCTGAAGCTTCTGCTCCTGCTCACAGCTATTCCGATGCTGAAGGTTATCGCTACAAGACCAACCGTCGTGTAGTCTACCGTCGTCATCGTCGTGGTGCTCCATCAAGCGAATATTTGCCCCCTGTAGAAGGTGCTGCCTCTGCTCCATCTAGTGAATACTTGCCTCCAGCTGCCTCTGCCCCAGCTCCTTCTTATGCTGCCCCAGCTCCTTCTTATTCCGCCCCAGCTGCCAGTGAATCATACGAAGTTGCTGCTTCAGCTCCTGCCCACGATTTCTCCGCTGCCGATGGCTATCGTTACAAGACCAATCGTCGTGTCGTCTATCGTCGTCATCGTCGTGATGTAAGCACTGAATATTTGCCCCCTGTACAAGGTGCCGCTTCTGCTCCATCCAGCGAATACTTGCCCCCAGCTGCCTCAGCACCCGCTCCTTCATATGCTGCCCCAGCTCCTGCCTATTCTGCCCCAGCTCCTTCCTACTCTGCTCCAGCTCCTGCTGCTTCAGAATCCTATGAAGTTGCTGCTTCAGCTCCTGCTCACGATTTCTCTGCTGCTGATGGCTACCGTTACAAAACCAATCGTCGTGTGGTTTACCGTCGTCATCGTCGTGATGTAAACACTGAATATTTGCCCCCTGTACAAGGAGCCGCTTCCGCTCCATCCAGTGAATACTTGCCCCCAGCTGCCTCAGCTCCCGCTCCATCATATGCTGCTCCAGCTCCTGCCTATTCCGCCCCATCTCCTTCCTACTCTGCTCCAGCTCCTGCTGCTTCAGAATCCTATGAAGTTGCTGCTTCTGCTCCTGCTCACGATTTCTCTGCTGCTGATGGCTACCGTTACAAGACTGCCCGTCGTCGTGTTTACCGTGCCCGCCGTCGTTTCTAA
- the LOC142235010 gene encoding uncharacterized protein LOC142235010 isoform X2 produces MKLFIALFAVVAVASADVSHVVNKYLPPHEGHASAPAPSFAAPAASYSAPAPSYAAPAPSYSAPAPSYSAPAPAASAPAPSYSAPAPSYSAPAPSYSAPAASAPAAASAPAPSYSAPAPSYSAPAPSYSAPAPSYSAPAPTYAAPAPSYSAPVETYSAPAPAASAPAVSYSAPAETYAAAAPAVSYAAPDAGASYSAEASAPAHSYSDAEGYRYKTNRRVVYRRHRRGAPSSEYLPPVEGAASAPSSEYLPPAASAPAPSYAAPAPSYSAPAASESYEVAASAPAHDFSAADGYRYKTNRRVVYRRHRRDVSTEYLPPVQGAASAPSSEYLPPAASAPAPSYAAPAPAYSAPAPSYSAPAPAASESYEVAASAPAHDFSAADGYRYKTNRRVVYRRHRRDVNTEYLPPVQGAASAPSSEYLPPAASAPAPSYAAPAPAYSAPSPSYSAPAPAASESYEVAASAPAHDFSAADGYRYKTARRRVYRARRRF; encoded by the exons ATG AAACTCTTTATTGCTCTATTCGCTGTGGTTGCTGTGGCATCCGCTGATGTCAGCCATGTAGTAAACAAATACTTGCCACCCCATGAGGGTCATGCCTCGGCTCCAGCTCCTTCCTTTGCTGCTCCAGCTGCTTCATACTCTGCTCCAGCTCCCTCATATGCTGCACCAGCTCCATCCTATTCGGCTCCAGCTCCATCCTATTCGGCTCCAGCTCCAGCTGCTTCAGCCCCAGCTCCTTCCTATTCTGCCCCAGCTCCTTCCTACTCTGCTCCAGCTCCTTCCTACTCTGCTCCAGCTGCTTCTGCACCTG CAGCTGCCTCAGCCCCAGCTCCATCCTACTCTGCCCCAGCTCCATCATACTCTGCTCCAGCTCCATCTTACTCTGCTCCAGCTCCTTCATATTCAGCTCCAGCCCCT ACATATGCTGCTCCAGCTCCATCGTACTCTGCACCTGTCGAAACTTATTCTGCTCCAGCACCTGCTGCCTCAGCTCCTGCTGTTTCCTATTCTGCACCTGCTGAAACTTATGCCGCTGCTGCACCTGCTGTTTCTTATGCTGCTCCAGATGCTGGTGCCTCATATTCTGCTGAAGCTTCTGCTCCTGCTCACAGCTATTCCGATGCTGAAGGTTATCGCTACAAGACCAACCGTCGTGTAGTCTACCGTCGTCATCGTCGTGGTGCTCCATCAAGCGAATATTTGCCCCCTGTAGAAGGTGCTGCCTCTGCTCCATCTAGTGAATACTTGCCTCCAGCTGCCTCTGCCCCAGCTCCTTCTTATGCTGCCCCAGCTCCTTCTTATTCCGCCCCAGCTGCCAGTGAATCATACGAAGTTGCTGCTTCAGCTCCTGCCCACGATTTCTCCGCTGCCGATGGCTATCGTTACAAGACCAATCGTCGTGTCGTCTATCGTCGTCATCGTCGTGATGTAAGCACTGAATATTTGCCCCCTGTACAAGGTGCCGCTTCTGCTCCATCCAGCGAATACTTGCCCCCAGCTGCCTCAGCACCCGCTCCTTCATATGCTGCCCCAGCTCCTGCCTATTCTGCCCCAGCTCCTTCCTACTCTGCTCCAGCTCCTGCTGCTTCAGAATCCTATGAAGTTGCTGCTTCAGCTCCTGCTCACGATTTCTCTGCTGCTGATGGCTACCGTTACAAAACCAATCGTCGTGTGGTTTACCGTCGTCATCGTCGTGATGTAAACACTGAATATTTGCCCCCTGTACAAGGAGCCGCTTCCGCTCCATCCAGTGAATACTTGCCCCCAGCTGCCTCAGCTCCCGCTCCATCATATGCTGCTCCAGCTCCTGCCTATTCCGCCCCATCTCCTTCCTACTCTGCTCCAGCTCCTGCTGCTTCAGAATCCTATGAAGTTGCTGCTTCTGCTCCTGCTCACGATTTCTCTGCTGCTGATGGCTACCGTTACAAGACTGCCCGTCGTCGTGTTTACCGTGCCCGCCGTCGTTTCTAA
- the LOC142235009 gene encoding uncharacterized protein LOC142235009, with product MKLFLVVFAVIAAVAADVSHLPSNEYLPPQQEAAPAPTNEYLPPVQEAPVAAEPAPAHELADDGYRYKTHRRVVYRRNRRDVSHLPSNEYLPPAQEAQVVEAAAPVEQYAAPVEEAAPAHELADDGYRYKTHRRVVYRRNRRDVSNEYLPPVQEQQSVEIVEEPVVVNVQEEAAPAHELADDGYRYKTHRRVVYRRNRRDVSHLPSNEYLPPQEEAAPAPTNEYLPPVQEQQEAAPAHELADDGYRYKTHRRVVYRRNRRDVSHLPSNEYLPPAQEAQVVEAAAPVEQYAAPVEEAAPAHELADDGYRYKTHRRVVYRRNRRDVSHLPSNEYLPPAQEAQTVEVAAPVEQYAAPVEEAAPAHELADDGYRYKTHRRVVYRRNRRDVSHLPSNEYLPPAQEAQAVEAAAPAVEYAVAEEAAPAHELADDGYRYKTHRRVVYRRNRRDVSNEYLPPVQEAQVAEAPVEQYAAAAEEAAPAHELADDGYRYKTHRRVVYRRNRRDVSNEYLPPVQEAQAAAPAPVAAPTNEYLPPVQQQEAAPAHELADDGYRYKTLRRVVYRRH from the exons ATG AAACTCTTCTTAGTAGTTTTTGCTGTTATTGCAGCAGTAGCTGCCGATGTCAGCCATTTGCCATCCAATGAATACTTGCCTCCCCAACAAGAAGCCGCTCCAGCTCCCACCAACGAATACTTGCCCCCTGTGCAAGAAGCTCCCGTTGCCGCTGAACCTGCCCCAGCCCATGAATTGGCCGATGATGGTTACCGTTACAAGACTCATCGTCGCGTTGTCTACCGTCGCAACCGTCGTGATGTCAGCCACTTGCCTTCCAACGAGTACTTGCCCCCAGCCCAAGAGGCTCAAGTTGTTGAGGCTGCTGCCCCTGTTGAGCAATATGCTGCACCCGTAGAAGAAGCTGCCCCCGCCCACGAATTGGCCGATGATGGTTACCGTTACAAGACCCACCGTCGTGTTGTCTACCGTCGCAATCGTCGTGATGTCAGCAACGAATACTTGCCCCCAGTCCAAGAGCAACAGTCTGTCGAAATTGTCGAAGAGCCCGTTGTCGTGAATGTTCAAGAAGAAGCTGCCCCCGCCCATGAATTGGCCGATGATGGTTACCGTTACAAGACACACCGTCGTGTTGTCTACCGCCGTAATCGTCGTGATGTCAGCCACTTGCCTTCCAACGAATACTTGCCTCCCCAAGAAGAAGCCGCTCCCGCTCCCACCAACGAATACTTGCCCCCTGTGCAAGAACAACAAGAAGCTGCTCCCGCCCATGAATTGGCCGATGATGGTTACCGTTACAAGACACACCGTCGCGTTGTTTACCGTCGCAACCGTCGTGATGTCAGCCACTTGCCTTCCAACGAATACTTGCCCCCAGCCCAAGAGGCTCAAGTTGTTGAGGCTGCTGCCCCTGTTGAGCAATATGCTGCCCCCGTAGAAGAAGCTGCCCCCGCCCACGAATTGGCCGATGATGGTTACCGTTACAAGACCCACCGTCGTGTTGTCTACCGTCGCAACCGTCGTGATGTCAGCCACTTACCTTCCAACGAATACTTGCCTCCAGCCCAAGAAGCCCAAACTGTTGAAGTTGCTGCCCCTGTTGAACAATATGCTGCTCCCGTAGAAGAAGCTGCCCCAGCCCATGAATTGGCCGATGATGGTTACCGTTACAAGACCCACCGTCGTGTTGTCTACCGTCGCAACCGTCGTGATGTTAGCCACTTGCCTTCCAACGAATACTTGCCCCCAGCACAAGAAGCTCAAGCTGTTGAAGCTGCTGCTCCCGCCGTTGAATACGCCGTCGCTGAAGAAGCTGCCCCTGCCCACGAATTAGCCGATGATGGTTACCGTTACAAGACCCACCGTCGCGTAGTCTACCGTCGCAACCGTCGTGATGTCAGCAACGAATACTTGCCCCCCGTACAAGAAGCTCAAGTTGCCGAAGCCCCCGTTGAGCAATATGCTGCTGCCGCTGAAGAAGCTGCCCCCGCCCACGAATTGGCCGATGACGGTTACCGTTACAAGACCCACCGTCGCGTAGTCTACCGTCGCAACCGTCGCGATGTCAGCAACGAATACTTGCCCCCTGTACAAGAAGCCCAAGCTGCTGCCCCAGCCCCAGTTGCCGCCCCCACCAACGAATACTTGCCCCCTGTGCAACAACAAGAAGCTGCCCCCGCTCACGAATTGGCCGATGATGGTTACCGTTACAAGACCTTGCGTCGCGTAGTCTACCGCCGCCACTAG